A portion of the Krasilnikovia cinnamomea genome contains these proteins:
- a CDS encoding AEC family transporter, giving the protein MLSAFVPIWILTTIGYAARRWGLMGETATAVLGRFVFHLAMPAVLFLTLSRMPLSGFFGRSLLAFAVSVAAVVGVGWAGASRLFGRKPAERPIWGMAAGYVNSANLGIPIATQILGNVTFLAQVVLLNVLVVTPVILGALDRHRDPAGRVRVRQIATLPVRNPVILASLLGILCSAADLHPPSPVVSSLTLLSGAAVPTALVALGASLHGAGAPRVEPAELAVITALKLVVQPIVAWAAGLALHLSAPQLLAVVVCAGLPTAQNTFIYAQEYGTGEAVVSRAVVVTTTLSLATLAASAALLG; this is encoded by the coding sequence ATGTTGTCCGCGTTCGTGCCGATCTGGATTCTCACCACCATCGGCTACGCGGCGCGTCGCTGGGGGCTGATGGGCGAGACCGCGACGGCGGTTCTCGGCCGGTTCGTCTTCCATCTGGCGATGCCGGCCGTGCTGTTTCTGACCCTGTCCCGGATGCCGTTGTCCGGATTCTTCGGCCGGTCGCTGCTGGCCTTCGCGGTGAGCGTGGCCGCGGTCGTCGGGGTCGGCTGGGCCGGCGCGAGCCGGCTGTTCGGCCGCAAGCCCGCTGAGCGGCCGATCTGGGGCATGGCCGCCGGATACGTCAACTCCGCGAATCTCGGCATCCCGATCGCCACGCAGATCCTCGGGAACGTGACGTTCCTGGCCCAGGTCGTGCTGCTGAACGTGTTGGTGGTGACGCCGGTGATCCTGGGCGCCCTGGACCGTCATCGCGATCCGGCCGGGCGGGTACGGGTCCGCCAGATCGCCACCCTGCCGGTCCGCAACCCGGTCATCCTCGCGTCGCTGCTGGGCATCCTGTGCTCGGCCGCCGACCTGCACCCCCCGTCGCCGGTCGTATCGTCGCTCACCCTGTTGTCGGGCGCCGCGGTACCCACCGCACTGGTCGCGCTCGGCGCGTCGCTGCACGGCGCGGGCGCGCCGCGGGTGGAGCCGGCCGAGCTGGCCGTGATCACCGCGTTGAAGCTGGTCGTGCAGCCGATCGTTGCCTGGGCGGCCGGGTTGGCGTTGCACCTGTCCGCGCCGCAGCTGCTCGCCGTGGTGGTGTGCGCGGGCCTGCCGACCGCGCAGAACACGTTCATCTACGCCCAGGAGTACGGCACCGGCGAGGCGGTGGTCTCGCGGGCGGTGGTGGTGACCACGACACTGTCGCTGGCCACCCTGGCCGCGTCGGCCGCACTGCTCGGGTGA
- a CDS encoding ArsR/SmtB family transcription factor — protein sequence MAADTLSRVFAALADPTRRDMVARLSAGDATVNQLAEPYPMTLQAVYKHLKVLEDAGVVSRPAGPQPRPVRLEAEVFDLMDKWIERYRRQAEERYRRLDAVLAQMNQDTTTDQTEQGSAA from the coding sequence ATGGCCGCCGACACGCTGTCGCGGGTCTTCGCGGCGCTCGCGGATCCGACCAGGCGCGACATGGTGGCCCGGCTCTCGGCGGGCGACGCGACCGTGAACCAGCTCGCCGAGCCTTACCCGATGACGCTCCAGGCGGTCTACAAGCACCTCAAGGTCCTGGAGGACGCCGGCGTGGTGAGCCGGCCGGCGGGGCCCCAGCCTCGGCCGGTCCGGCTGGAAGCGGAGGTCTTCGACCTGATGGACAAGTGGATCGAGCGCTACCGGCGCCAGGCCGAGGAGCGGTACCGCCGTCTCGACGCCGTACTGGCGCAGATGAACCAGGACACGACCACCGACCAGACCGAGCAGGGGAGCGCGGCATGA
- a CDS encoding SRPBCC family protein: MSTIAETTIEADPKLPIIRMRREFTATPEQLFRAHTDPRLFAQWAGPNGMQTRVEEWDARSGGSWRYVATRDGERYAFRGCFHDVRPERIVQTFTFEGQPDGVALETLWFEDLGGGRTLLHAQSLVDSFEDRDAWLASGMEVGVNEGYAKLDGMLADGTV; encoded by the coding sequence ATGAGCACCATCGCCGAGACCACGATCGAGGCCGACCCGAAGCTGCCGATCATCCGAATGCGCAGGGAATTCACCGCCACACCCGAGCAACTGTTCCGGGCGCACACCGATCCGCGGCTGTTCGCGCAGTGGGCCGGTCCCAACGGCATGCAGACCCGCGTCGAGGAATGGGACGCGCGCTCCGGCGGCAGCTGGCGCTACGTCGCCACCCGCGACGGAGAGCGGTACGCGTTCCGTGGCTGCTTCCACGACGTCCGGCCGGAGCGGATCGTCCAGACGTTCACCTTCGAGGGGCAACCCGACGGCGTGGCGCTGGAGACGCTGTGGTTCGAGGACCTCGGCGGCGGGCGGACGCTGCTGCACGCCCAGTCCCTCGTGGACAGCTTCGAGGACCGCGACGCGTGGCTGGCCAGCGGCATGGAGGTCGGGGTCAACGAAGGCTACGCCAAGCTCGACGGGATGCTCGCCGATGGCACTGTCTGA
- a CDS encoding TIGR03086 family metal-binding protein, giving the protein MALSDQPAERHRQVGRGFTDRVRGARSWDAPAPVAGWTARDVVRHLTEWFPAFLASGSGVRLPAGPSVDDDPVAAWQTHCDAVQSLLDDPATAGRVLSNPHLGELPLDRAIDQFYTADVFMHTWDLARATGQDDHLDEDFCAQLVAGMEPMEDIIRSSGQYGPRVPVKDNADAQTRLLGFIGRDPEWTA; this is encoded by the coding sequence ATGGCACTGTCTGACCAGCCCGCCGAGCGGCACCGGCAGGTCGGGCGCGGGTTCACCGACCGGGTTCGGGGCGCCCGGTCGTGGGACGCGCCCGCGCCGGTCGCCGGGTGGACGGCCCGCGACGTGGTGCGCCACCTGACCGAGTGGTTCCCGGCGTTCCTGGCCAGCGGCTCCGGCGTCCGGCTCCCCGCCGGGCCGTCGGTCGACGACGACCCCGTGGCCGCGTGGCAGACCCACTGCGACGCGGTGCAGTCCCTGCTCGACGACCCGGCCACGGCGGGCCGCGTGCTGTCCAACCCGCACCTCGGTGAGCTGCCGCTGGACCGCGCGATCGACCAGTTCTACACCGCCGACGTGTTCATGCACACCTGGGACCTGGCCCGGGCCACCGGCCAGGACGACCACCTCGACGAGGACTTCTGTGCGCAGCTGGTGGCCGGGATGGAGCCGATGGAGGACATCATCCGCTCGTCCGGGCAGTACGGCCCCCGCGTGCCGGTGAAGGACAACGCCGACGCGCAGACCAGACTGCTGGGCTTCATCGGCCGCGATCCGGAGTGGACCGCCTGA
- a CDS encoding helix-turn-helix domain-containing protein, with product MDRLTSAGRALGDSRWIQTVRGVGFRLGYLAAPVIAASVSMSSAVPAV from the coding sequence GTGGACCGCCTGACCTCGGCCGGTCGGGCGCTGGGCGACAGCCGGTGGATCCAGACCGTACGCGGCGTCGGCTTCCGTCTCGGCTACCTCGCCGCGCCGGTCATCGCCGCGTCGGTCTCCATGTCCTCGGCCGTACCCGCCGTCTGA
- a CDS encoding AvrD family protein yields the protein MLVSRIRNDDLVESGPAPRADHVDDYLGPSAERFFGSGYKRVSQRITGLAWIPEPDLPAGGEAEVTYPDDWSSKSHSLADAVHLSTIDALVLSLRLVETYLRSRLGLTADQVARAWLRRYTMRPGSRPHTDLRSVPLRIALGESRPGAGGWLSTEFVCVVGGIKVRCHVEHEAGRLPAQAPLSPVTAAYHAGGYRFRTHEIGGIVMRTDNRSIAATVDVRDGARTEAGGGELGSAYQPAITLVDATLVYAQVAQILMYTLDGLRRGETNTLWMRSVDMARSGPGPALSGPVSCDSQVTRSSTLDFAGGRWRVSTMKGTFADTTVTHALGHRLPEVANV from the coding sequence ATGCTCGTGTCGAGAATCCGGAACGATGACCTCGTCGAATCCGGCCCAGCCCCGCGCGCGGACCACGTCGACGACTACCTGGGACCCTCCGCCGAGCGGTTCTTCGGCTCCGGCTACAAGCGGGTGTCCCAGCGGATCACGGGCCTCGCCTGGATTCCCGAGCCGGACCTGCCGGCCGGAGGCGAGGCCGAGGTCACCTATCCCGACGACTGGTCGTCGAAGAGTCACAGCCTCGCCGACGCCGTTCACCTCAGCACCATCGACGCGCTGGTCCTGAGCCTGCGGTTGGTGGAGACCTACCTGCGCTCGCGCCTGGGCCTGACCGCCGACCAGGTGGCCCGTGCGTGGCTGCGCCGGTACACGATGCGACCCGGTTCCCGGCCGCACACCGATCTGCGCAGCGTGCCGCTGCGGATCGCGCTGGGCGAGAGCCGCCCGGGCGCGGGGGGATGGCTGTCCACCGAGTTCGTGTGCGTGGTCGGTGGCATCAAGGTCCGGTGCCATGTGGAGCACGAAGCGGGACGCCTGCCCGCACAGGCTCCGCTGTCCCCGGTCACGGCGGCGTATCACGCGGGTGGATATCGTTTCCGGACACACGAGATCGGGGGCATCGTGATGCGGACCGACAACCGGTCCATTGCGGCGACCGTGGATGTCCGCGACGGTGCGCGGACCGAGGCGGGTGGCGGTGAGCTGGGCTCGGCGTACCAGCCGGCGATCACGCTGGTCGACGCCACGCTGGTGTACGCCCAGGTCGCCCAGATCCTGATGTACACGCTGGACGGGCTGCGCCGCGGCGAGACGAACACGCTGTGGATGCGGTCGGTCGACATGGCGCGCAGCGGTCCGGGCCCGGCGCTGTCCGGACCGGTGTCGTGCGACTCGCAGGTGACCCGGAGCTCTACGCTGGACTTCGCCGGTGGGCGCTGGCGGGTGTCCACGATGAAGGGCACCTTCGCCGACACCACCGTCACGCACGCGCTCGGCCACCGGCTGCCCGAGGTGGCGAACGTATGA
- a CDS encoding ATP-binding protein, translating into MKLAISGTYSSGKTTTSIALSRLTGIPRTYAKTMREILPALLPGRRLEDCGIPELLQLGMVRYAERAVHESHLPDGFISDGSSLHEWVYGRTRVAVGLHPGTRQDGDGFRSETERAFFAQVIDAMGAVMRRHALQTYDAFAHLPIEFPLAADGHRPVSEEFRAKSDRLLLDTLRQAGMPVYIIGGSLPDRLNALVRTFDLPTVMPVERAIGLAHAEMSRLDTSDEMTRQRTAAAPAPEGRK; encoded by the coding sequence ATGAAGCTGGCCATCTCCGGGACCTACTCGTCCGGCAAGACGACGACGTCGATCGCGCTGTCCCGGCTGACCGGGATTCCCCGCACGTACGCCAAGACGATGCGGGAGATCCTGCCCGCGCTCCTGCCCGGCCGGCGGCTGGAGGACTGCGGCATCCCGGAACTGCTGCAGCTCGGCATGGTGCGCTACGCCGAGCGTGCGGTCCACGAGAGCCATCTGCCGGACGGCTTCATCTCCGACGGATCGTCGCTGCACGAGTGGGTGTACGGCCGGACGCGGGTGGCGGTCGGCCTGCACCCCGGCACCCGGCAGGACGGGGACGGCTTCCGGTCGGAGACCGAACGCGCCTTCTTCGCCCAGGTCATCGACGCCATGGGCGCCGTCATGCGGCGGCACGCGCTGCAGACCTACGACGCGTTCGCCCACCTGCCGATCGAGTTCCCGCTCGCCGCCGACGGGCACCGGCCCGTCTCCGAGGAGTTCCGGGCGAAGTCCGACCGGTTGCTGCTCGACACGCTGCGCCAGGCGGGCATGCCGGTGTACATCATCGGGGGATCGCTGCCCGACCGGCTCAACGCCCTCGTGCGGACCTTCGACCTGCCGACGGTGATGCCGGTCGAGCGGGCCATCGGCCTCGCCCACGCCGAGATGAGCCGTCTGGACACCTCGGACGAGATGACCCGCCAGCGTACGGCGGCAGCCCCCGCACCGGAAGGACGCAAATGA
- a CDS encoding NADH:flavin oxidoreductase, which produces MTTAAVENALLTTFDVGRLRLRNRVVMAPMTREASHDGTPTPAMIDYYVRRAAGGVGLIITEGTTVAHEAARNRTGIPVFHGDANLQRWSELVAAVHAEGAAIVPQLWHVGMDRKVGDPPDPLVHPAGPSGVDLHGAVVADPLSSAQIDDIVAAFGTAAGEAQRLGFDGIELHGAHGYLIDQFLWSRTNRRTDQYGGDIARRTRFAADVVRACRSAVSSDFPIIFRLSQWKITDFDARLAASPAELEEIVSPLAAAGVDVFHCSTRRYWEPAFEGSPLTLAGWVRHITGLPTIAVGSVGLRDSDFISTLLTGAGAAVEGLARVAEFLNRGEFDLVCVGRALISDPAWVNKIAAGRHDELVPFDAADLARLY; this is translated from the coding sequence ATGACCACTGCAGCGGTGGAGAACGCCCTGCTCACGACGTTCGACGTCGGCCGGCTCCGGTTGCGTAACCGGGTCGTCATGGCGCCCATGACCCGGGAGGCGTCGCACGACGGCACGCCGACACCCGCGATGATCGACTATTACGTGCGCCGGGCCGCCGGTGGCGTCGGACTGATCATCACGGAGGGCACGACCGTCGCGCACGAGGCCGCCCGCAACCGGACCGGCATCCCCGTCTTCCACGGCGACGCCAACCTGCAGCGCTGGTCCGAGCTGGTCGCGGCCGTGCACGCCGAGGGCGCGGCGATCGTGCCCCAGCTCTGGCACGTCGGCATGGACCGCAAGGTCGGCGACCCACCGGACCCGCTCGTGCACCCCGCCGGGCCCTCCGGCGTCGACCTGCACGGCGCCGTGGTCGCCGATCCGTTGAGCAGCGCGCAGATCGACGACATCGTCGCGGCGTTCGGCACCGCGGCGGGCGAGGCCCAGCGGCTCGGATTCGACGGCATCGAGCTGCACGGGGCACACGGCTACCTGATCGACCAGTTCCTCTGGTCACGTACCAACCGGCGGACGGACCAGTACGGCGGCGACATCGCCCGGCGGACCCGCTTCGCGGCCGACGTCGTCCGGGCTTGCAGGTCGGCGGTGTCCTCCGACTTCCCCATCATCTTCCGGCTCTCGCAGTGGAAGATCACCGATTTCGATGCCCGGCTGGCGGCCTCGCCGGCCGAACTCGAGGAGATCGTCTCCCCGCTGGCGGCCGCGGGAGTGGACGTGTTCCACTGCTCGACGCGCCGGTACTGGGAGCCCGCGTTCGAGGGATCGCCGTTGACGCTGGCCGGCTGGGTCCGCCACATCACGGGGCTGCCGACGATCGCGGTGGGGTCGGTGGGCCTGCGCGACAGCGACTTCATCTCGACGCTGCTGACCGGCGCGGGGGCGGCAGTGGAGGGGCTCGCGCGGGTGGCGGAGTTCCTGAACCGTGGCGAGTTCGACCTCGTCTGCGTGGGTCGCGCGCTCATCTCCGACCCGGCGTGGGTCAACAAGATCGCGGCCGGGCGGCACGACGAGCTCGTCCCGTTCGACGCCGCCGATCTCGCCCGGCTGTACTGA
- a CDS encoding MFS transporter, protein MSVADSAATSRSEPTGARSGDGVKILALAIGFVMATLDATIVTVAAVDIADDIGMGVAGLTWLMDGYILSFASLLLLSGSLADRFGARRTYLAGLAVFIVGSTMCGLAGGGTFLIVSRIVQGAGAALFMPSSLSLLVGEFPEPRRRATVLGLWTAIVSTASGLGPAIGGVLVGTLGWRSIFLINIPFGIVGAVLTLRRISPSPRRPRSLNLASNAAAAGLVAALSIALIEGPHLGWGSPRMIALGAVAVIAAGTLILVERSAADPLMPRSLLHNPVFVSATAIGFLLNLALFGSIFMLGVFMQRAWGLTSMTAGVWLLPMMAVFVLGNLTFARLARRVGSRRPVLVALPLAAACVATMVTISASTPYVVLAVLVGVANFCVGVTVPALTATLMEAAGSHANTAGALLNANRQVGALLGVAAVGTVLASAGDWYRAASVGFAITALAYGAAGALAWRFTRGEATARPAPAAR, encoded by the coding sequence ATGTCCGTCGCCGACAGTGCCGCGACATCGCGTTCGGAACCGACCGGGGCCCGTTCCGGGGACGGCGTCAAGATTCTGGCGCTGGCGATCGGATTCGTGATGGCCACCCTGGACGCCACCATCGTCACCGTGGCGGCCGTCGACATCGCCGATGACATCGGGATGGGGGTGGCGGGCCTCACCTGGCTGATGGACGGCTACATCCTGTCGTTCGCGTCGCTGCTGCTGTTGTCGGGATCGCTGGCCGACCGGTTCGGGGCCCGGCGTACGTATCTGGCCGGGCTCGCCGTCTTCATCGTGGGCTCGACGATGTGCGGACTGGCCGGCGGCGGCACCTTCTTGATCGTCTCTCGCATCGTCCAGGGTGCCGGTGCCGCGTTGTTCATGCCGAGCTCGCTGAGCCTGCTGGTGGGGGAGTTCCCGGAGCCACGGCGCCGGGCGACCGTGCTCGGGCTCTGGACCGCCATCGTCTCGACCGCCTCGGGGCTGGGGCCGGCGATCGGCGGTGTGCTGGTGGGCACGCTCGGCTGGCGCAGCATCTTCCTCATCAACATCCCGTTCGGGATCGTCGGCGCCGTTCTCACGCTGCGACGGATCAGCCCTTCACCGCGGCGTCCCCGGTCGTTGAACCTGGCCAGCAACGCCGCGGCCGCCGGTCTGGTGGCGGCCCTGTCGATCGCGCTCATCGAAGGCCCGCACCTGGGGTGGGGCTCGCCGCGGATGATCGCCCTGGGCGCGGTGGCGGTCATCGCGGCCGGCACGCTCATCCTGGTGGAACGCTCCGCCGCCGACCCGCTCATGCCGCGTTCCCTGCTGCACAACCCCGTGTTCGTCTCGGCCACCGCGATCGGGTTTCTGTTGAACCTCGCGCTCTTCGGCTCGATCTTCATGCTCGGTGTGTTCATGCAACGGGCCTGGGGGCTGACGTCGATGACGGCGGGGGTGTGGCTGCTGCCCATGATGGCGGTGTTCGTCCTGGGCAACCTGACGTTCGCGCGTCTCGCGCGGCGGGTCGGCAGCCGTCGACCGGTGCTGGTCGCGCTTCCGCTGGCCGCGGCGTGCGTGGCGACGATGGTGACCATCTCCGCGTCGACGCCCTACGTGGTCCTCGCCGTGCTCGTCGGCGTCGCCAACTTCTGCGTCGGCGTGACCGTTCCCGCGCTGACCGCCACGCTCATGGAGGCGGCGGGCAGCCACGCCAACACGGCCGGCGCGCTGCTGAACGCCAACCGGCAGGTGGGGGCGCTGCTCGGGGTCGCGGCCGTGGGAACGGTGCTGGCCAGTGCGGGCGACTGGTACCGGGCGGCCTCGGTGGGGTTCGCCATCACCGCGCTGGCGTACGGCGCGGCCGGGGCCCTGGCCTGGCGCTTCACCCGGGGCGAAGCCACCGCTCGCCCCGCACCGGCCGCCAGGTAG
- a CDS encoding response regulator transcription factor, whose amino-acid sequence MQALAVEHDPRAADQLVDCLRLLGYQAQVVDSGWKALETFRFHDLILLDLDLPDIDPLCLCRTIRTAGDTPVIGLTTGGETERVRGLQAGADDCINKPYGARELVARIEAVMRRARTATGRQPVLDRGAVRIEPSIRQVQVSGSPVPLTPKEFDLLHLLATEPERVFTREELMTRVWQDRSAAARGRRASRTLDTHVGTLRGKIGPTAQIVTVRGVGYRLEVAGAGAR is encoded by the coding sequence ATGCAAGCGTTGGCTGTGGAACATGACCCGCGAGCGGCGGATCAACTCGTGGACTGCCTGCGTCTACTCGGCTACCAGGCGCAAGTGGTGGACAGCGGATGGAAGGCGCTGGAGACGTTCCGCTTTCACGACCTCATTCTGCTCGACCTCGACCTGCCGGACATCGACCCGCTCTGCCTGTGCCGGACGATCCGAACGGCGGGCGACACCCCGGTGATCGGCCTGACCACCGGCGGGGAGACCGAGCGGGTGCGCGGCCTGCAGGCCGGTGCCGACGACTGCATCAACAAGCCGTACGGCGCCCGGGAGCTCGTCGCGAGGATCGAAGCGGTGATGCGTCGCGCCCGGACGGCCACCGGCCGCCAGCCGGTCCTCGACCGGGGCGCCGTCCGGATCGAACCCTCGATCCGGCAGGTGCAGGTGTCCGGATCACCGGTCCCGCTGACGCCCAAGGAGTTCGATCTGCTGCACCTGCTGGCGACCGAGCCGGAGCGGGTGTTCACCCGCGAGGAGCTGATGACCCGGGTCTGGCAGGACCGCAGCGCCGCCGCCCGGGGCAGGAGAGCGAGCCGCACCCTCGACACGCACGTCGGAACGCTGCGCGGAAAGATCGGGCCGACCGCGCAGATCGTCACCGTGCGCGGCGTGGGCTACCGTCTCGAAGTCGCCGGCGCGGGCGCCCGTTGA
- a CDS encoding helix-turn-helix transcriptional regulator, whose translation MDESTLDAVALFTLVDTLAIVRFANRPMDEHSPARDPGAGPAPTRTLADKLNALILEYWSGQKPPGNAVIAQRIRAETGLSISTGYLWMLRTGVRDNPTGSHLQALAKFFGRSPAYFIEADAPEPDDQLAAALRSRDVVRIALRSDGLSDHSKKAILSMIEHARMIEKLDADPPD comes from the coding sequence ATGGACGAATCGACGCTCGACGCTGTTGCCTTGTTCACGCTAGTTGACACTCTGGCCATCGTCCGATTTGCTAATCGTCCTATGGACGAACATTCGCCTGCACGTGATCCGGGCGCCGGTCCGGCACCGACACGTACGCTCGCCGACAAGCTCAACGCCCTGATCCTGGAGTACTGGAGTGGCCAGAAGCCCCCCGGCAATGCCGTGATCGCGCAACGCATCCGCGCGGAGACGGGACTATCCATCTCCACCGGATACCTGTGGATGTTGAGAACCGGCGTGCGGGACAACCCCACCGGCAGCCACCTGCAGGCCCTGGCCAAGTTCTTCGGCCGCTCACCGGCGTACTTCATCGAAGCGGACGCCCCCGAGCCGGACGACCAGCTGGCCGCGGCACTGCGGTCGAGAGACGTCGTTCGGATCGCCCTGCGCTCCGACGGACTGTCCGACCACAGCAAGAAGGCCATACTCAGCATGATCGAGCATGCCCGGATGATTGAGAAACTCGACGCCGACCCTCCAGACTGA
- a CDS encoding NADPH-dependent F420 reductase, translating into MADRIAVVGYGAIGRALTAHWHEAGRDIVVGSRNPDLLKSADVPVGVPCVDWRSAVERATVVVLAVPHPAVADIVAGWPTGATDRIVVDPTNPVGLSADGRIVSSLDGAGTVGSRLASSLPSARVVRAFTHVMDELLVSRGRRQPGMWAVAVAGDDAAAKAVVGDLVTATGFVPVDIGGLAASAPLDPGGALFPQMFTVADMRRRLAESA; encoded by the coding sequence ATGGCAGACAGGATCGCGGTAGTCGGCTATGGAGCCATCGGCCGAGCGCTGACCGCGCACTGGCACGAGGCCGGACGCGACATCGTCGTGGGGAGCCGAAATCCCGATCTTCTCAAGTCGGCGGACGTTCCGGTCGGCGTGCCGTGCGTGGACTGGCGTTCCGCGGTGGAGCGCGCGACCGTGGTCGTGCTGGCCGTCCCGCATCCGGCCGTCGCGGACATCGTCGCCGGCTGGCCCACCGGCGCCACGGATCGCATCGTCGTCGATCCCACCAACCCGGTCGGACTCTCCGCGGACGGGCGGATCGTGTCGAGCCTCGACGGTGCCGGCACCGTCGGCTCCCGGCTGGCGTCGTCGCTGCCCTCGGCGCGCGTGGTTCGCGCGTTCACCCACGTGATGGACGAACTGCTCGTGTCCCGTGGCCGGCGGCAGCCCGGCATGTGGGCGGTGGCGGTGGCCGGCGACGACGCGGCGGCCAAGGCGGTCGTCGGTGACCTGGTCACGGCCACCGGCTTCGTGCCGGTCGACATCGGCGGCCTGGCCGCCTCGGCCCCGCTCGACCCCGGTGGAGCACTCTTCCCGCAGATGTTCACCGTGGCCGACATGCGGCGCAGGCTCGCCGAGAGTGCCTGA
- a CDS encoding MAB_1171c family putative transporter, which produces MTTQQTIRLILLVVSWAALIVRSRAVLSARQRPMWLALLALAIEIALLQRPVAEVVTRASGVPNLDAFIGGFCHVAMMTILWTVASTSPSGPPSRRGSRFRFWFTTLTVVTMLVSEVVSTLIAESTRHRALPVTVARSVITIGWLAYLLFVAVASVDCTRRLWRHQKATRFGALRLAITLLCIGTTASVVYVVGRTVTIVDGSHPGSPSALLVMYASSTYFLCFVFGCAIVVVAPIVAGARAWWQRCRLFHLWHSLTEAVPGVVLEQSPSIGRDLLRTRRNAVRLQRRVIEIRDAAITLREWITPEQFATVTAEVAASGLSGMEASATVTARCLALGRRAKLAGEERSTDVPDIATSGGADLDSELRWLTAVRDAYRAAAPPPSGDRRAPAMDGEGLA; this is translated from the coding sequence GTGACGACTCAACAGACCATCAGGCTGATTCTGCTCGTGGTGAGCTGGGCCGCTCTGATCGTGCGCTCCCGGGCCGTGCTGTCGGCGCGTCAGCGCCCCATGTGGCTGGCCCTGCTCGCGCTGGCGATCGAGATCGCGCTGCTCCAGCGGCCCGTCGCGGAGGTGGTCACCCGCGCCAGTGGCGTGCCGAACCTGGACGCCTTCATCGGCGGCTTCTGCCACGTCGCCATGATGACGATCCTGTGGACCGTGGCGAGCACGAGCCCGTCCGGCCCGCCGTCCCGGCGGGGGAGCCGCTTCCGTTTCTGGTTCACCACCCTGACCGTGGTGACGATGCTGGTCAGTGAGGTGGTCTCCACCCTGATCGCCGAGTCGACCCGCCACCGGGCGCTGCCCGTGACGGTGGCCCGCAGCGTCATCACCATCGGGTGGCTCGCCTATCTGCTGTTCGTCGCGGTCGCCTCCGTGGACTGCACGCGGCGGTTGTGGCGACACCAGAAGGCGACGCGATTCGGCGCCCTCAGACTCGCCATCACGCTGCTCTGTATCGGCACGACCGCGAGCGTGGTCTACGTCGTGGGCCGTACCGTCACCATCGTGGACGGCTCGCATCCGGGCTCGCCCAGCGCCCTGCTGGTCATGTACGCCTCCTCGACGTACTTTCTCTGCTTCGTGTTCGGCTGCGCGATCGTGGTGGTGGCGCCGATCGTCGCCGGCGCGCGGGCCTGGTGGCAGCGCTGCCGCCTCTTCCATCTCTGGCACAGCCTGACGGAGGCGGTGCCGGGTGTCGTCCTGGAGCAGAGCCCGTCGATCGGCCGCGACCTGCTGCGGACCAGACGCAACGCCGTGCGACTGCAGCGGCGGGTCATCGAGATCCGGGATGCCGCGATAACCCTGCGGGAATGGATCACTCCGGAGCAGTTCGCCACGGTGACCGCCGAGGTGGCCGCGAGCGGACTGTCCGGGATGGAGGCGAGCGCCACCGTCACGGCCCGGTGCCTCGCGCTGGGCCGCAGGGCGAAGCTCGCGGGCGAGGAACGCTCCACCGACGTGCCCGACATCGCCACCAGCGGCGGCGCGGACCTCGACAGTGAGCTGCGGTGGTTGACGGCCGTGCGGGACGCCTACCGGGCCGCCGCCCCGCCGCCCTCGGGTGACCGGCGCGCCCCCGCGATGGACGGCGAGGGGCTGGCGTAG